From the Papaver somniferum cultivar HN1 chromosome 2, ASM357369v1, whole genome shotgun sequence genome, the window CATATGCACTATGTATTAAAATGTTTCCCATTAGTAGAGTTTTTCACCAAAAAATGTGAGGTTTAAATGTGTATCAGGTCTAAGAAATTCAGGGTTCAAGATCATTGATATTAGTCTGGCTTAacatatgtaattttttttttttgactataAAGAAAACCTCACAACCTATAATTTTAATTTATGAATTTATCTCCAGAAAGGCTGGCGAAGAATTCTGAAATTGAAGGTTTAAACCTCTCTAATTTCGAAAGACCTATGACATCCCAGTATGAAACTCAAGATTTCCGGTATGAATAATCGTTTACTGTTTTGTAATGGTACATGCATTAAATCTTTTATTTCCTGTTACATAATCACTCTTTTATTACTTCATACTAAAAAAAGTTCTTGTTTCTTTGAAGAATATTTGTTGCAACATGGAATGTTGGTGGGAAAGCACCGAATAATGGCCTCAACCTTGAAGATTTCTTGCAGGTTGAGGGTTCTTCAGATATTTATATATTAGGGTTTCAGGAAATAGTTCCATTGAATGCAGGAAATGTTCTTGTACTTGAAGACAATGAACCAGCAGCAAAATGGTTAGCAATCATAAGTCAAGCTCTGAACAGACCACATGAAAACCAACCATATTACTCAAACAATAatacttcatcatcttcttcttctattactAATATAAATTGTAATGATTTATCATCTAAAGCAGATACAAATATGAAAAAATCATCTCAAGGTGGTCTTTTCTTTCATAAACCTTCTCTTAAAGTTCTTAGCAGACATCTTAGGGTTGATAGTCAGAATTTCAAGAGTTGTAATTGTCACTTAGAATCATCACCACCTTATAATGAGAAACAACATCCAAGAGATATTAACAACTTAATACATAAATTTGAGCAAGCGGGTTCTCTTTGTATACGTAATGGCTCGGCTGATGATCGTGAATACTTTTCCATGGCTGCGGGAATTCCCCTTTCCCCTTCTTATTCATCTTCTTCGTGTGACTTGAATTATAGGCTCGTAACGAGCAAACAAATGGTGGGCTTATTTTTATCAGTTTGGGCCAGGAAGGAATTGGTTCAATATATTGCACATCTTAGGGTTTCTTCTATTGGGAGAGGAATCATGGGATGCTTAGGTAACAAGGTACTGTTTATTTCTTTTCTAACTAAGcatcttaagatttttgatgatttgatgaCAATATTCTAAATTTCCGAGGATTACTTTTGTAGGGTTGTATATCGGTTAGCATGTCGTTCCACAAGACGACATATTGCTTTGTATGTAGTCACTTAGCATCAGGAGAGAAAGAAGGAGATGAGCTACGTAGAAACTCTGACGTAGCTGAAATCCTAAAGAGTACACAGTTCCCTAAAATTTGCAAGAAGTCAGACCGACGTATACCTGAAAGAATAATTGAACATGAGTAAGTTCCCCTCACCGTTTCCTTGAAATGTTGtttcataaaataaaattcaTTAACATATGAATTGCTGATTCATTGTATAACCTAAATTTACAGCCAGATAATTTGGCTCGGAGATTTGAATTACAGAGTGTCTTTAAGTTATGAAGAAACAAAACTACATTTAGAAGATAATGATTGGGAAACACTATTACAGAAGGATCAGGTTTGAATAATACTTCATCAAGTTTCTTTTTTCTTACGTATGCATTAATTGCAGAATTGTACAATAAGGTGTTCTATTTTTTGGATTACTTGGGTTATTTATTTTTAAACATTTTTTGTTGAATTCAGCTTAATATAGAGAGACACGCTGGTAGAGTGTTTAAAGGTTGGAATGAAGGAAAAATTTTCTTTGCTCCTACTTATAAATACACACAGAATTCAGATTCTTACGCGGGAGAAACCACAAAATCTAAAAAGAAGCGTCGGACTCCTGCATGGTATTGTTCAATTTGTTATATATCTAGATCTATATGATATATTTACATTATTTTTTCTCCAATTTCATTAAATTATCGATTGAAGCTATAATTTTGTAGGTGTGATAGGATATTGTGGTATGGTAATGGGATTGAACAATTATCTTATATTAGAGGAGAATCAAGATTTTCAGACCATAGACCAGTATGTGCTGTTTTCACCTCAAAAGTAGTAATGATGAATAATAGTTGTACTACTCCCAGAATCGAAAAGTTCAAGAAAAGATATTCAGTTCAACCTGGTAGGACCTCCGAGTATGAAGACGTGGTACCTAAAAGACATAGATTTTACGGGTTCTAGTGAACTTATGATGTTCATTCTTTTTATCATCACCGTCAGGCAATTCATTGTATATTACTACGGAGTCAAAAAAGAGGAATGCAAGATCATAAAAACTGGACGAAGTAATTTAAAGAGTGCATCAGATTACCTCGAACCTCAAATATGTTTTATGATTTCATCCGTCTTATTTTAAAACAGAAGTGTGACCTGCTTGTTATCATGATATAGTGCTGCATTTTTGTACCAATACAATTAAGGGTTGAAAGTACATGCCGATTTTTTGATAGTCTATACTTTTCATGTAGTatttttataaaaccatgggatgTACAAAACTATGGAACTTGTTTTACTAAAATATACGAGTGAATGGAGcaattaagaagatgaatattGTGACCACGGAAATAACGGTGGCACCTTCTTTCCACAAACATTGTTCGCAACATCACCAAAGTTACATAAATGGTAGAATTGCAAATAAAACTATATGTTTATAGGGGAGACTCTGAGTATTTGGACTCGTCCTCGTCTCTCCTCGTATAGTGGATCGTGGTgagtataaatgatgcataaTAATGAAGTACGAAAATTAAAGTGCGGAATataaatgagacaatgatttacgtggttcagcactaaggcatACGTCCACggaggttggtgtttcactatgttaTATGAAGTTACaatgatagtcgaatgactttatgTAAGGGACGAAGATAGAAGGCCTTTTCTTAGACTCATACTTACCCTATTTATCTCTCCTGAAGTATCTCTTTTTTCTTacaattggtcgacccctttttcTCTTAGTGGAGTTGGGTAATTATAGAGATTCTGTGTGGGGCCTTCATGGGAATAGCTGTATCTTTCTCGTCTTGATCTCTGTGCTGATACCGCTGATATCTTCATTTTGTACCGATGATCCTAACGGTAGCATATTGTAACGATGGGTCGCATCTTATTCCACCACAGGATACTTGACACGTATCCTACGCACGTAGCATTTAAGGCGCGTGGTTGGACAGTCCGCACGCGTCAGACAGCTGTCtgatgcccctgtcacgtccCTGTCGGTTAGATTAATCTCTACCCTCGATTTTAGATCAATCATGGGATAGAGTAAAGTATGCCTTTGCGTCTTCTAAGGAACTTCGCAGTTGCTTACTCCCTCGGTAGTCCTCGATCTGTCATCGTCGGATCTGTATGATGATGGATTCGTGGCAGGAGATGGTGATCCTGTTCTTCTAGTGTTGTGACGGGGAATCACTGTCTTGATGCTCCTCATATTTATTTAGCACACGCGTCCACTTTTTGACACGTGGTTGGTCACAGATCACGTGTATACAATTTTCCCCCTTTTCTTCTTGGTTTGAAATTGGTCAAAGCATGAAAAAACTGTCTTCACAATCTCCTCAACTTTTCGCAATAACTCCCCTAATTTTTTGGGCATGTTTCCCACTTCTAGTAATAACTCCTCCTTGAAACATGGGACGGTTTATCTCTTCATGTTATAAATATGAGATGGGTGGATGGGGAAACAAAATTTTATTCCCTCCCTCTGTCTTCTTCTTATTTTGCCTTTTTCATTCTTATTCTCTGAGAAAAAAtcatttcttctctttttgtCTTTCGCTCTTAACTGCCGTTGTTATTTACCATCTGTCACGAGTTCTAGTTAGGTCTTATATGGTACCTTCTATTGCGGCTGCTTGTTGATTCTTATTTTTTCCATTGATTACCAATAAGTAGTTCCCTTGTATCTGCCATTTTACTTCTGTTTCTTCTTACTCGATGATCCTAGGGTTTGTGAACAATTCATATGAAAGTATATTTACTTGCCCATGTTCTTTATCGCAAAATTTAGGGTCGTTCGCTCTTTCAGTATGATGTTGCATTTAATGTGAAGATGCTCTTGATCTAGTGATACTCTTACCCTAAAGATGTTCTTTGCATAATGATTAGAGTTTTTTCCGACCTCCATTAACCTGTAATCTGACCTTCGTTTTCTCTTTATGCCCCTTGCAGGTATGGCTGATCGTCCTCGTGTTCCTTATAAAACCCCCCCATCGATCCCTTACAGACATCCTCCGTCTAGAAGTATTGATAAATCTCCGCCTAGGGGTGGTACGTCTAAACCTTCTCAACCAGATCCTCGTACCCTCAAGACTTCATTTTCATCGAGTCCTACGGTATCTTCTCAGAAAAAGGGAGATCCACCTAGAGGTTCTCGGTATGCATTTAATCGTCCTTCGCCTAATCCATCTCCTCAGTGTTCGGAGCAGATGAATGTTCAACCTCTTCGTTCTATAGCTCCTCCTACCGTGACGCCTTCTCAGAAACCCAAGGCATCGCAAACCACTGTCTTGGTGAAGTATCCTTCTTCAAAAGGGGTTGCATCGAAGGTAGACCTATCAAGGAACGTTGCGACCAAGAGGAAGGCTTCAGATATGAGTCTTCCGAAGAATCCCGTCAGGCAAGACCGTATCTTCCAAGGCTGCCCCAGTTATCCAAAGTATCTCagtttcgaagaagaagaagaaaaaggtctCTTATAATCATATTGATCTAGAAGTTTTCAAGACTAAGCATGGTCTTGAAGCCTTCGATGTTAAGTTTTACAATCAAGGAGACAATCTCACATATGATATGATCGTAAACTACAATACGATGCTTTCCATCTGTTGACGACCGTAGGGGgtttcgaagctggtcttatatTTCCTTTGTATAAATCAGGTGACTCTTTCTACTACGATGCTTTGGAAAACCGTGAGGGTTCCACTTCTCATACCCACCGTCGCTCAGTAGTTTAGTTGAGTGGGACCTACCTTCGGACACTTaaggagtgttatcttcggagaaAATGTGAGACGATGATGACATTCTATGCTCCTAATCTTGCGGAGAAGGACTGGTAAACCCCTGAGAACTTCAAtgattcttttggggattatgtcaatgaTAGGAGTCGGAAACCCTGGAGCGTTGGTCTTTGTACAATGGCAGCTTCCCAGGGTGAGGTTCGTCTTCTAAGTGAAGTGAGTGACTCGAAGCTTAAGTTTGTCCCTAGTACTGAAGAGACTGGAAATCCGAGACTTTTTCCAAAAGACGAGCGTCTCAAACGTGATCACGactatgagtggcatgccaccTCCATTGAGGTCATTGGACCCTGGTCTCATGGTTGGGTGCCCGGTCTACATGGATGATGCCCTATTGCTGGTAGCCAGCCTCGTGATGGTGCTCCGTCCCGCTATGGTGACTTCTGTCCTTGGCGGCTGAATTTTGCTGGTATGAATTTTGATTATACTGTTGATGCCGCTGATGTTGATGAAGACGAGAGTTTTGATGCGATTTTTCCTTCGAAGGGTGCTGCCACTGTTAAGGTATAATTACATATAATAGTGCGTGGTACTTATATGCTTTCCCCTGGAATTAGACGTTGATTATATGCTTGTTGCAAGCTACGAGAAAGAAAAAGCTTGGTCTTGTTCAGTCTTCTACCACCGGTGTGGGAGAAATGGAAATTCCCGAGGTTACCAGCCCGGAGAACGATGAAGGAAATTCCGAAGAGGAGGTTATCGATGATGAGGAACGTACTGATGCTTCCCAGCACGAccatgaagatgacgaagatgttgaTGACAAAGATGATGGAGAGAAAGTAGTTTCTGAGGTTCCAATGAACGATCCTCCCACGGGTCCTACTCATGTTCAAAGGAATGAGGATTCTGATCTCCACCAAGCGAACCTCAACCAAGAGTTATCTTTTGGGAAGGTTTATTCCACTGGGGCTCAAGTTGATATTGGTGCAGCTATGGGAATGGCCGAAGACTTATCTATGCTCTCTCCGAACGATGAATGAGATGTTGTTGCCGAGGACAATGGTGACAAGGGGGCCAAGAGGGAAGAGAGTTCTGATGGTGAGGATGCTGAGGCTCGCGCCGCTAGAGAGGCCGAAGAAAGGAAAAAATCCGAGGGTCGGGAGACCGCTGCCGATAAAGGTGCCACCGTTGATGCATCTTCTGAGGGCTTCGTACAGGCCGTGATGCACGAGGGGGACGATGCTCCCTTTGAATGGTTGATGAATAAAGCCTTGATGTGCGTTCCTAATTGTGCTCCCGCGGTTCCTGGTGAAAGGGATTATCATTACTTCACCCGTCAAAGGACGAAGCTGTCGTTTGAGGATGAAGTCGCGACGCTCTGGGAAAAGGATTTTGGAGCTACTTCAACTAGTATGTTGGTTGATCCCCCTTCATCCATTGATGATATGATGGatatagctgatgggtaccaatatcgTTTCCCTCAGCAACACATTCTTGAGGTAACTTGTTGTAAATTCTTCCCAGTCGACTGGTATTACATCCTTCGATTGTTGATCGTTATCTGCCTATTGTTGACGCAGCTGGTGAGGAGCGAGTATTGCAACCGTACATTGTACCAGTTCTTTAGGGCGAAGGCCCTTAAGCTAGAGGCGAAGCTACGCCAGAGAGATGACCAACTGAATTCGGCTGAGGAAATCATTTTGGCTAAGGATAAAGAGATACTGGAGCTGAAAGAATAATTGAAGGGAAAATAGCAGTTGGGTGCCACGGAGACAGAACTTCGTCAGGAAGTAGTTTCTCTTAAGGATGAGTTAGAGAAAGCTCGAGCAGAGGCGTCGTCCAAAGGTTCGTTTCCTTtccttttcttcgtcttcgttttTGGTGTTCGTTCTGAGTTAGACAACCCTGTCTTCAGCGGGCGATGCCAGAGAATTAATGTGGCTTCGAGGTGAGAGAGCTCGTCAAGCTTCCCGGacaaagaagttagtttcaaaGATCATAAAGGAAGCCGACAAGTGGAATGGCCGCGCTGATCAGCACAACAAGATGTTGGTCGATGTGCGCAAGTAGATGGAGTATGTTATATCTTTGCGAAATTCTCTATCCAAGGCTTTACTCCGTATGAAAGTTCCATGGAATGGACTTGTCAATCTTTGCATGAGGCGAGAGATGAAGTTTATCGGTTAGAAGCAAAGATGGCTGACTTAAAAGTGGAGCTTCTTCAGGCTCGATCATCTCATGGTCTTGATGTCCAAAAATATATACATCGATGGGTTCGTGAGAGAGACGATGCTAGGGAAGAAGCACATGCTCTCAGCAAGTCCTTGTATGCTTCTCGCGCCGATGTTGCCCGTTTAGTTGACTCAGAGAAGGATCTTGAGGTTAACATGTACAGAGTTACCAAGGGGATGGGGGAAATGAGTACTGAGGTCAATCGTCTTCATCATTTAGACTctatgaagcaggtagagttggatgagtTCCAATTTACTTTCAAAAACCTTCAAGTGGACTATAAGAAAATTTCCGACGAATATGATTTTCTTGACGAAGCTCGAGATGTTGTAGTTAATGAATTTGAAATAGCTTGGgttaatgtcgaaggtatacgtTCGTTTGGTTTTGGATAACTTTGTAATTCTTTTattctaatcatctttctttttcctttacagagctcgagggacagcttgGCTTCGCAAATGAGAAGCTTAAAGAAGCTCAATCTGACTTAGTGTAGCAGCAAGGACAAACCAAATACTTTGAAGCGCTGACTGGGTCACCGGATACATCGGCAAAGGAGGCAAACCAGGAAGTAGCGCGGTTGAAGTCTTCGCTATCACAGTCTGAACTTAGAGCTGATGTTATTGcgcataaggctcgttgtcagcTTGCCGAAGAGGTCAATAAGACCTTGAATAGGATAGAGCAAGGACTTTCGAAAGAGCATGGCCTCATTAAGAGATACATTCGCTGCCCCGTGCCCGAGCCTTTCACTTTTACCTCCGATCCATCTTCGGGTGGTAACGTCCCTTCGTATCACAAGAAGTGTCCATCCGATCGCATTGAGTCTTCTGAGGAAAAATAGGCCTCTGGGTTGGTGTAGAAATTTGATCTCTATTGATTACTTGGCTTCGGGCCATTTTTTGTATATCAGTTGTATTTTTTTCTTAACTCTGTAGGCTTGTAATCAATCTTCTTGCAATGGATCAACGTTTGTTTTTAGTATGTACAGTTTGGCTTATCTGTATAGTTATTTTATTTAGATCTACATTAGAGGATGATCAGTTATAAACATCAATGAGCGAGTGAGTGAAAATTTTAAAAAGTGTTTGACGGAAATAATGAGGGTATGTACCTATATTACTGACTTTGGACCTGTCTCCCCGTTGGCCAACCCCGGGCCAGAGGGTTGCCAAACGGTGGGGGTTAGTCCAACGTTCTCAGATATGTGATGAGTTATTGATTTATTTAATGAACCCATTTCTCCGAACCGCTGCCTTACtgctggttgggtatctctttctattggaatccttccccatggtcttacactcatagacgctgataggggagtcctgaGAGATCGTATATGTATTACTTTCCCCAATAACATGGtatcaaaaagtttgtttgattgatgtgGTGAGGTCTgctattcctcgtccagagatagaaacatgtcgagcgGTTAtgttgccttcttcttctggtacttttcgcgcagatgcaaagctgcgctgcttcATGGATAGTATGACTTGAGGTATTTAGCATTCCAGGGGTGTCTTAGGACTTCTCCTTTTAGGTTACGTAGGTAATAGGATCTGTTCCCTACAATTTCATGTATTACAAATGGTcttccccatgttggtgctaacttgccccattttttctctcgttgatattgcggtatagttcttagcacatactgtccTTATACAAAATTCCTAAGCTTAACCTTCTTATTGTATTCTCTGGCTAATCTTCGTTGGGAATTTTCCATTCTTTTTAacgctgcttcccttctttcttccagatcatcgagcctttccaacatcatgtctgttgtaaGGTTCTTTTCCCAAGCCTCAGTCTTCGTTGTGGGCATgatgatctctgttgggatgaccgcTTAGGCTCCATATGTGAGGAGGAACGGATATTCTCCTGTAGCTGACCTTCGGGTGGTTCGGTATGaccataatgcattatgcagctgttcacaccatcgactCTTGTGTTCATCCAATGATTTCTTGAGGATGAGGGCGAGGGTCTTATTTGTGGCTTCGGCCTGCACATTGCACTGGGGTAGATAGGAGTCGATTTGTTTTCCCTAATCTTGAAGGTGTCAAAGAGCATATCTATGTTCTTCCCTTGTAGTTGCTTGCCATTGTCGGAAGACAAAATATGCGgggatgccgaacctgcaaatgatattttgaaAAATGAAAGTGAATACGTCCACATATATGATCCTGGCTAGATCTTTGGCTTCCACTCATTTGCTAAAATAATCCGTGGCTACAATCaggaatcgtcttttccctgatccttcgaccaGGGGTCCAACGATGTCAATGCCCCATTTAGAGAATGGCTAGGGGCTATCTACTGAGTTTAGCTTCGTTTCCGGGGAATGGATTCTCTTAGCGaaccgctgacattcttcgcatcttctagACATCCTGGCTGCGTCTTGTATCATCTGTGgctagtaatatccttgcatcttAGCTTTGTCATATAACGATCTCATCCCGTTGTGGTTGCCTGCATCTCTGTAGTGTATTTTCTTCAAGATACGATGTCCCTCCTCTCTGGAAAAGCATCGTAACAagggtccgaggaaagatttcttgtaaagGACTCTGTCTAGAAGATCGTACCTCCGTGCCTTTGATCGTATTTTTCGGGATTGCTTCAGGTCCGTGGGCAGCGTTCCTTCTTTGAAAAAAAGATGAACTCCGgttctccagtcatcttcgttgctgaaatcttcatcCTCATTGGCTCTTGATAGGATATCATCTTCGACAAAGTCAGCTGCGATATCTTACCATGCATCATCGTCAGCGATGTCCTTCCCTACATCGTCTTCACGATTTGTAGCAAAGGATCGTTGCGGGTTGATCGAAGACTCGTATACTCTTGTTATCTTGATGGCCTTAACACTTTCATCCCTTAGCATAGAcgatatgtatgctagggcatcaACATGACTGAGGTATCTTCTACATAGATGTCGGAACTTGATGTTGGGTATTTGTGATGCTAGGGTCTGGACCAGAGCCATATATGCTGAGAGGGTCTCATCATAAACATTGTATTCCAGTTCTACTTTTTGAATGACTAGTTGTGAATCACTTGTTAGGTGTACGTCCGTTATTCCCATTTTTATTATCAAACGAAGAGCATGTACTACGGCTTCGTATTCtatgatgttgttggtatgccccttgaactcCAGTCTTAGTGCGTGCACAATCctatctccagttggggtggtgatcaTGATGCCTATGCCTGTTCCTTCTCTGTTCCTTGATCCATCGACGAAGACCTCCCACCGTCTTTGACTTGAGGGTTCGAGTACATCGACCGGATCTTTATCGTCCTCTTCTGCTTCTGGGATGTCCTTCACTTCTTCGTCATTTTCCAAGGGTAAGTCCGCTAAAAAATCCGCCAAGACTTGTGACTTTTGCAGTTTGGATCTCGTGGATGATATTAAATTGATCAAGATGAGCAACCACCGCTTGGCCTAGTGGCTGGATCCTTTATAAGCATGCTGCAGGTCATGGTTTCGAATCCCATCACCTACAGCTTGCGGGGTTCTTTCTCGATCGCCTGGTGATATTCTGGTGCGACTTTTCGTACTTTCTGTCTAAAAGGGTTTTTGTCTGGCTTTATACGAATCTCGTATTGGATTATCTTCGGATCGATTCCTAGCATATCTCCTAGTTTCCATTAAGTAGCTTGATTAGGGCCGCCTCTCGTTCCTTATCCATTAGAGTTCCTATCTTGATCATCTTTGGGTCTTCTTCGGTCCCTATATTGATCTCCTTCGTAGGATCTATAGGTGGGAATGTAGGCTTCGGTTTCCCTAGGagagggacgttctttaattgctatttggaaAGCTCTTCAGCCCCCTTAGCCATTGAAGTACCTGCTTCGGTAGTTAAGACGATGTTTTCCTTCGTTAGACTCTTTCCTGAGATTTCTTCGAGATAAAGGTCAATTGCCTTATCCTTATCAACTGCCTTGTTTTTATTTCTGCGGGCCTTCCGCTGCTCATCTTGATCATTATTGAGTTAGTTTTGTAGAGCTTTGCATTCTCGGGCGGTGACCTGATCTCCCTTAATCTCCATTACCCCTTCGGGTGTTGGGAATCTAAGGTATTGGTGATATGTTGCTACTAAGCCTTTGAGTTTGTGTACCCATCTTCGACcgatgatggcattgtagggAGAAGGAGCGtctaccacactgaatcgggtttcgaTCTTCATCGGGCCTGTCTTTACTTCTAACACAATGTCTATTAAAGGCTTCGTAGGTGTGctgttgaatccgtagatggtgtagtaaaaAGACATTAGTTGCTCATCATTCAATTCCATTCGTATGAACGTATTATAAAACAGAACGCTGACCGAACTCCCTCCATCAATCAAAATATTCTTGACGTTGCATCCTGCTACTGGCAACAT encodes:
- the LOC113347497 gene encoding type I inositol polyphosphate 5-phosphatase 5-like isoform X5, which produces MTSQYETQDFRIFVATWNVGGKAPNNGLNLEDFLQVEGSSDIYILGFQEIVPLNAGNVLVLEDNEPAAKWLAIISQALNRPHENQPYYSNNNTSSSSSSITNINCNDLSSKADTNMKKSSQGGLFFHKPSLKVLSRHLRVDSQNFKSCNCHLESSPPYNEKQHPRDINNLIHKFEQAGSLCIRNGSADDREYFSMAAGIPLSPSYSSSSCDLNYRLVTSKQMVGLFLSVWARKELVQYIAHLRVSSIGRGIMGCLGNKGCISVSMSFHKTTYCFVCSHLASGEKEGDELRRNSDVAEILKSTQFPKICKKSDRRIPERIIEHDQIIWLGDLNYRVSLSYEETKLHLEDNDWETLLQKDQLNIERHAGRVFKGWNEGKIFFAPTYKYTQNSDSYAGETTKSKKKRRTPAWCDRILWYGNGIEQLSYIRGESRFSDHRPVCAVFTSKVVMMNNSCTTPRIEKFKKRYSVQPGRTSEYEDVVPKRHRFYGF
- the LOC113347497 gene encoding type I inositol polyphosphate 5-phosphatase 5-like isoform X1; this encodes MSNTVGGGIEDNNNYDMTKISNSNTSTPDNSVKHEKKKKSIIPKLFSSKARKNSDDDLFGGNDSDHDLEKRIASKRTSFIESSPVMRKSFSERLAKNSEIEGLNLSNFERPMTSQYETQDFRIFVATWNVGGKAPNNGLNLEDFLQVEGSSDIYILGFQEIVPLNAGNVLVLEDNEPAAKWLAIISQALNRPHENQPYYSNNNTSSSSSSITNINCNDLSSKADTNMKKSSQGGLFFHKPSLKVLSRHLRVDSQNFKSCNCHLESSPPYNEKQHPRDINNLIHKFEQAGSLCIRNGSADDREYFSMAAGIPLSPSYSSSSCDLNYRLVTSKQMVGLFLSVWARKELVQYIAHLRVSSIGRGIMGCLGNKGCISVSMSFHKTTYCFVCSHLASGEKEGDELRRNSDVAEILKSTQFPKICKKSDRRIPERIIEHDQIIWLGDLNYRVSLSYEETKLHLEDNDWETLLQKDQLNIERHAGRVFKGWNEGKIFFAPTYKYTQNSDSYAGETTKSKKKRRTPAWCDRILWYGNGIEQLSYIRGESRFSDHRPVCAVFTSKVVMMNNSCTTPRIEKFKKRYSVQPGRTSEYEDVVPKRHRFYGF
- the LOC113347497 gene encoding type I inositol polyphosphate 5-phosphatase 5-like isoform X3, with amino-acid sequence MSNTVGGGIEDNNNYDMTKISNSNTSTPDNSVKHEKKKKSIIPKLFSSKARKNSDDDLFGGNDSDHERLAKNSEIEGLNLSNFERPMTSQYETQDFRIFVATWNVGGKAPNNGLNLEDFLQVEGSSDIYILGFQEIVPLNAGNVLVLEDNEPAAKWLAIISQALNRPHENQPYYSNNNTSSSSSSITNINCNDLSSKADTNMKKSSQGGLFFHKPSLKVLSRHLRVDSQNFKSCNCHLESSPPYNEKQHPRDINNLIHKFEQAGSLCIRNGSADDREYFSMAAGIPLSPSYSSSSCDLNYRLVTSKQMVGLFLSVWARKELVQYIAHLRVSSIGRGIMGCLGNKGCISVSMSFHKTTYCFVCSHLASGEKEGDELRRNSDVAEILKSTQFPKICKKSDRRIPERIIEHDQIIWLGDLNYRVSLSYEETKLHLEDNDWETLLQKDQLNIERHAGRVFKGWNEGKIFFAPTYKYTQNSDSYAGETTKSKKKRRTPAWCDRILWYGNGIEQLSYIRGESRFSDHRPVCAVFTSKVVMMNNSCTTPRIEKFKKRYSVQPGRTSEYEDVVPKRHRFYGF
- the LOC113350894 gene encoding uncharacterized protein LOC113350894, which encodes MTFNAEDVEEDMEDHNDPLVLMLPVAGCNVKNILIDGGSSVSVLFYNTFIRMELNDEQLMSFYYTIYGFNSTPTKPLIDIVLEVKTGPMKIETRFSVVDAPSPYNAIIGRRWVHKLKGLVATYHQYLRFPTPEGVMEIKGDQVTARECKALQN
- the LOC113347498 gene encoding uncharacterized protein LOC113347498, yielding MEIPEVTSPENDEGNSEEEVIDDEERTDASQHDHEDDEDVDDKDDGEKVVSEDAEARAAREAEERKKSEGRETAADKGATVDASSEGFVQAVMHEGDDAPFEWLMNKALMCVPNCAPAVPGERDYHYFTRQRTKLSFEDEVATLWEKDFGATSTSMLVDPPSSIDDMMDIADGYQYRFPQQHILELVRSEYCNRTLYQFFRAKALKLEAKLRQRDDQLNSAEEIILAKDKEILELKE
- the LOC113347497 gene encoding type I inositol polyphosphate 5-phosphatase 5-like isoform X2, which encodes MSNTVGGGIEDNNNYDMTKISNSNTSTPDNSVKHEKKKKSIIPKLFSSKARKNSDDDLFGGNDSDHDLEKRIASKRTSFIESSPVMRKSFSERLAKNSEIEGLNLSNFERPMTSQYETQDFRIFVATWNVGGKAPNNGLNLEDFLQVEGSSDIYILGFQEIVPLNAGNVLVLEDNEPAAKWLAIISQALNRPHENQPYYSNNNTSSSSSSITNINCNDLSSKADTNMKKSSQGGLFFHKPSLKVLSRHLRVDSQNFKSCNCHLESSPPYNEKQHPRDINNLIHKFEQAGSLCIRNGSADDREYFSMAAGIPLSPSYSSSSCDLNYRLVTSKQMVGLFLSVWARKELVQYIAHLRVSSIGRGIMGCLGNKGCISVSMSFHKTTYCFVCSHLASGEKEGDELRRNSDVAEILKSTQFPKICKKSDRRIPERIIEHDQIIWLGDLNYRVSLSYEETKLHLEDNDWETLLQKDQLNIERHAGRVFKGWNEGKIFFAPTYKYTQNSDSYAGETTKSKKKRRTPAWILWYGNGIEQLSYIRGESRFSDHRPVCAVFTSKVVMMNNSCTTPRIEKFKKRYSVQPGRTSEYEDVVPKRHRFYGF
- the LOC113347497 gene encoding type I inositol polyphosphate 5-phosphatase 5-like isoform X4 produces the protein MRKSFSERLAKNSEIEGLNLSNFERPMTSQYETQDFRIFVATWNVGGKAPNNGLNLEDFLQVEGSSDIYILGFQEIVPLNAGNVLVLEDNEPAAKWLAIISQALNRPHENQPYYSNNNTSSSSSSITNINCNDLSSKADTNMKKSSQGGLFFHKPSLKVLSRHLRVDSQNFKSCNCHLESSPPYNEKQHPRDINNLIHKFEQAGSLCIRNGSADDREYFSMAAGIPLSPSYSSSSCDLNYRLVTSKQMVGLFLSVWARKELVQYIAHLRVSSIGRGIMGCLGNKGCISVSMSFHKTTYCFVCSHLASGEKEGDELRRNSDVAEILKSTQFPKICKKSDRRIPERIIEHDQIIWLGDLNYRVSLSYEETKLHLEDNDWETLLQKDQLNIERHAGRVFKGWNEGKIFFAPTYKYTQNSDSYAGETTKSKKKRRTPAWCDRILWYGNGIEQLSYIRGESRFSDHRPVCAVFTSKVVMMNNSCTTPRIEKFKKRYSVQPGRTSEYEDVVPKRHRFYGF